A segment of the Mauremys mutica isolate MM-2020 ecotype Southern chromosome 7, ASM2049712v1, whole genome shotgun sequence genome:
TACCATTTTGGAGACACTCTTTTTGGTGATTAAAAACATAAAGATCACTGTTCTGACTACAATACTtcaggggggaaggatagctcagtggtttgagcattgggctactaaacccaggattgtaagctcaatctttgaggggggtccagttagggaactggggtaaaaaatctgtctggggactggccctgctttgagcagggggttggactagatgacttcctgaggtcccttccaaccctgatattctatgaggtcATATTAAAGTGACCAAATTAGTAGTGTCTGCCACTTGCCTAAATGTAGGGGAGTCCTGTCAGCGTAGGTCCCCATGTAAAGCATTTGTTTGAGACTCAAGGCCATTGCCAGCCTAAAACCCAAATCCAAACTTATCCTCAAGTGCAGGTATAGCCCACACAGTAAGTCACACAGCTCAACTTAACAGAAGTATTAACAGATGAACTagctgaggaaagattaaaggattGATGTAAAAACAATAGGCCTGATTTTCCTTTCTGGTTCACGAGTTGTACACCATTGAAGTGGTGGGTGTGTACCATACTTAGTGTAGCACAACCTATACTGTCACAACTCTGTTGTATTCCCTAATTTTGTGTAACTCTTTTAATACTTAAGGAAACAATTGTACTCTCAACAATTGCttacttttaataaaaagttagTAACTAAgaggaaaacaaaccaaaacaaagtcTGTGAAACAGAAGTTCAAAGATCAGAAGAGCTGCTGCCTAGAACTGCCTTCCATATCAATTTCTCAATTACCCTCAAGCACAATTAAAAGCTTTAATTAGGGACACAAATCACACACAGCTAAAGAACAAGTACAAGAAACAGTACAAGGTAAAAGGAACCATAAACATCACTTTGGATTACCAGAGATGTAGCTATTTTGTTTAAAGAAGAAACGTGACTTACTGCATAACATAAAGAAAACAACATTTATACTTTTACACCTGTGCCTTTCATTACGAATGAAATAATTAGATGTTAAGCCACCCGTATGGATTTTTCTCAACTCAAATGATGCCAGGGTTCAATTATACAGAGACCTGAATTCAACAAATTAGAAGAGAGTAAAAACAGCTTAAGCAGGTGGTTAAGGGTAAATGTTTTTGTAGTTAGCTTTTCTGTGTAGCCTTACGTCCATTAAGTGTTTCACCTGCTCTCTCAGTGCAGTGCTTTCATGTTTTTGAAATACTTGTATGCTGTGAGCTCTGTAGGATCAATGAATGATtgctatacaaataaaaatattttcccaattttttttctgaaatctcTGTGGGTAGCTCTGTGTCAGAAGCAAAAGTATAAAACACATATTACTGTTTCTTGCACCACAGAAGTACAGTGGaagttttattaattattttagacaatcgtgggtttttttaattgcactcCATGCTGCTTGTGATACTAACAGACATTACTATTGATGCTAGTGCTCCTGATACACTGCCCTCTAGCGAAATAAATTCATCTGGTAAAGGAGTGACTGGTGTCTAGGGGCTAGACTTGTAGATTGGGAGCCTGAACTTGAAGAGGCCTGGACTAATTAATCACTTTATGTTCATTAAGGGCCCAATTCAGGATACATCTAAGCACCTTCTTAAGTTCACCCTTAAAAttaagtcctactgaagtcaatggaaattaagCACATACATAAATGTTTTCTTGATCAAGGGATGCATCTCTATATTAGGGCCTAAGATAAATCAGAAACAATGTTTAGTATAAAAGAATAAGATGTTTACCCTAAGGCTGAACCATTCAATAATCAGACATAGGGCAGTGTGTACAGTCCTCTTCATTTCACCGCATGCCAGTAAGCTTAGCATGACTTTGTGTAAATAATGATATCATCATCTCAAATGTAAGAACATGTTATTGAACAAAGAATTTCTCTTTTATGAAGAGATTTTATTACTGACCTAGTTGAAAcatttgtttatgtgagcagaggtTTGTCTGACAAATAAAAGATtataacatttcaaaaataaattCCAGCAGGaaacaaaagggggaaaaaagcaccaGAAAGATGTTTAGGAGAATGTTATTAAAAtaacaacttttcattttataATTTCTACTTAGTATATCTGTCATGAATAGGGGAGGCCGTCTGTGTAGCTGTTAAACCAcaagactgggaatcaggaatgCTGGGGTTTGAGTGTTGGCTCTGAAAATGATTCACTAGTAGTGAAATTCACCTCTATGCTAAGAATTGAGATCTGAAGTAGGACTTAAATGACTCTTGGAGCCTCTgatggccctctgcacaggggagcATTTCACCCTATGTGACTTCAGGACAATTACGTATGTCTGTTTAAATGAGgaattaatgtctgtaaagtgcttttcaTTTATATAGCATACTTTTTTTCAGCTCTTAAAGTTATTATTATAGCTTTCTTTGATGTTATGTAATTATTTTGTCAGCATACTCTTTGAAAGATAATAGGTAAACAAAAGTAAACTAGGgtggcaaacacacacacacaatatcccACTTCCCCTTCCCTCAAAGTACTGCTTGTGTTTTtaatgcccctctcccccaaaaaaaTCTCCACAATGGAAAAGATTAAACACTAGGTGTTAGTATCCTGAGAAATGGAGCAAACAAAAATCCTGAATGAAAAAAATGGTCCAAATTCATCACTGGCATAATTTGTAGAAATCAGCTATGACCCTTCTTTGGCATTAGGCATTTAAGGAGTTTTTTTGGTAAGAAGCCAGGGtcatggagagggaggaggaggaggaggccttccCTCATAACTTTTTGTCAGGGATCTGCCACATCCTACATAAAGAATCACTGGGGGCAAAGAGAGAGGGAAAACACATTCAGAATAACTCTATAGCCTAGTGGCAAGAGCATTGTCTCAGGATGTTGGAGACGCAGGAGTCCAAGCCCTCTGCTCCAatgtggaacagtttcaacaggagcgATTGAGGGTGCCCCAGATCAGCGTAGCCAATGAGCCAGGGGTTAGGGCTTTCACCTGAGAGTTGACAGATCCCTCCCCGTCTTGTGGCGAGGTAATGTGCCACACTGAATaacctaaccactgggataaatgTTATGAGGGAGGTTTTCTTCCCCACTCCCCACGTGTTCTGTGTGAACCTCTGAGCATGTCTGTTAGATAGGATCCCAAACACATATTAGGCAGCCAAAGCCTATCTTCCTGAGTTTGTGAATTgctccagggctcaggcaggggacAGGCCTCTGgatacctagagtgaggcagcactATGCATACcctgaggcagaaacataggcacccaGGGAactttttactgcaaaaatgtaggtgcctaaTGAGTTCAGGTGCCTTTAGGGTTCAGCAGGATTTTCCTGAAttggagcctaaaactgggacttaaaTGCCTAAATCCAGACTTTGGTGCCAAAGTACCTTTTTGACTCTATATCGCTGCTATCATAAGGATGAGTGCCCCTATAAAATAATAGCATCAAACAGATGCCAGAACCAGGGGATAACTTGGAAGGAGGCCTATAGAAGAAAGTGACAAGAGTACGCATGGTAAAGTATGCAGTCCCActgcaaacacaaacacacacacacgctttctTCATAGCTACTCATTTTTAACACCAAGCAACTGCCAAAACCACTGAGTTACTTTACCACTTACACCCATTTTCTGATCGTACCCGTCTGAATatccagggtggatttgatttaaatcaaattgccttaaatcattatttaaatcactagttaggaagactcaatttaatcatggttttctacataaaagtgtatTCTTGtaggttgttataaccttaatacacaTTATTGACAACTCAgcgatagatgtaggtttcatttttagaaggtacacactatacatttttaaacagtgatttattttgaaaacttttcagattagtgtTACatctatatcagaaaatgaatgatttttttagttatttcatttaccaaaggcacttgaagcagatatttatgataTTGGGAGATGAACTGTCttcagttcaacaggttaatcattaatatttggaggattttcttgccatgctgtgtTAAGAGGAGACCATCGCCAgatagacatttaaattgttttaactaaaacaacattaagtattctggatttttttcttcaacagcaaacatataatattttaacgaaacaagcatatgtccctcgcgTCTCACATTTATTTCCAGActgcttctccttgtccagatctagtcCACCCCCAACAATATTCTATTTCATGGAACTTTTGCACTTTTAGAGCGAGGTAAGGGATTGACGCTGCGTACACAAATTTACAGAGAGACAATAttgttgaggtctgttatttctcacctctatatattatttatttatttaaaacatttttgctgttaacaagcttgttatctctggagacacaaatccagtgTTTGAGacctgcaaaactaagcatctctgatggtatcttccagactgagcactgagttccATTGGGtcgatagaaagattaacctaaataatggATTCACATAAGATTGGGTccttaatccatgaactattggaactcatttacaaaacttttacATGAATGtgactatattgtctcatactatagaattaaaatttataatccctattccatgatgagatatctttgagctataaagtatcttaattaaaactatccttagataggttttttcccccctcaaaaaacattttatagaaaaaaatccaattaaaaaaatctgatttgaataaaaaaatccattattttattttattttttaaaaattgatttttatccactctgaTTTATGCTACCATTAACACCACTGCTCAGTTGAGCCCAATATGCACTGACTTTTGCACTCTCACCAAGTTATCTTGATGGCTCAAATGCCGCTTATATTAcagtgcattaaaaaaaaaccctagcaaCATAGTTCAATTATGTTAAATTCTTGACCAATGCTTATTGAGGCATTTCAGATACATGTCTCATTTTACAATGATATCTTGAATGCTGTTGGTGCTAATAAAAATAAGCTATAAAATGAAATGCTACCAGCATGCTGCTGCAGAAATGTATTTCCCTGGGTTATGATTTAATCTATAACTGTAGTAACCTAGATCACAATTGGCTCATTTCTCATTGTAAGCAGCCTGGATTATTCTTCATAGGCTGCTATGAATGGCCTTATAACCAAGTGAGTGGAAACAGTTTCATTTATTACTTGGTAAAACATCAAGATCCTTGCTCTCCTATGTGGAACCCCCCTTACCATTTTCCATGTGAAACTGAAATCCAGTCCTAAGTGTGGGGTGGTTTGAAGAAGGCTAACGTAAGTGCTTTTCCCCCTTCAGGAATTGGCTGCTGCTTCCTCTGAGGCAGAAGGATCCTCTTTCGTCACTTTGCAGCAAGGGGTTTCCTGTTTCCTCCCCTCTACTGTGTCTTCCTGCGACCCCGGCCTTAGATCAGTGGGAATTGTATCTTCCTGAGGCTTAAAGCTCTACAAGGGGAAAGAGCATTTCAAGCTCAGAGGTGAATTTTACCTCTAAAAGGCAGTGTCACAACATGCCAATTTCCTGTGCCTTGATATGGCCCCATTGGTCACTTCATTAAGCAAGCCCCAATACAACAGACATTATTGGCTATAGCCCTTTGAGATGAAATTGAACTCATTTCAGTAATATTAAAGCAATATAGGGAAAAGGCTGCATTTCTATGTGAGTGCACTTCACAGGACATTAAAGCTGCCTTCACACATAAAGTGCTGCTTCCACACCCCCCACAAGAGGCACTCACAGTGATTTGggctcagaaggcaaataaagcaAAACAGTGATTTGGAGGGGAAAGTTTTATCCTGCAACACTTGCAGGTAACCCAGACTCCTGAGCCCCCCTCACCTTTGTGAACTTCAACTCTACGCCAGCCTGTAAGACATTGGAAGGAAAGTGACTTGTCACAGCAATTGTGTGTGTTTGGAGGGATTAAAGAGTATCAATGAAGCCAATGGCAATTCACAGCAGCTGAGGCTCTATTACTTGGATGCAGGAGTCTTGGAGGTGCATCCAGTTTCTTTGGTTTAATGGCTGAGCTGCAAGCTCCTGAAAAAGACACTGGGAGTTAAAGCTAGCTAGCAGAAGCTACTTTCACATATTACTCTCCAGATGCTGGCAACCACCTCCATCTCTCAGAAAGGAGTAGTGGGGTTCAGCCTTCTCCTACTCAGGCCTTCTTGAATGTTCAAGTAGGGTGATAATTTCTGATCCCCATAGATGGAAAGTATAGAGAATGCATTTTGTTTGTGACAACAGGACTTGTTTATGGTTTTTTAATATGTAGAACAAACAGGTAGTGAAAACAAATGCATGCATTTGAGGAAAAGATGATTCTCTCCTCCACATTAAGAGCACCCACAACTTAGGATTTATAGTTTTCAGATCAATTGAACTATTTTGAAAGAAACGGAATAGAGACCACCACCATTCACGGAGCCTCTTCACTCATACTTAACCAACTCTGGACCTCTTCCTATGCAGAGCCTTAAGAAAAGGAGACATCTCAGTTTATATGCATATCATTGTTTCTGACAAGTGTCCATCCATTTGGGACATCATGTTGTAGAGTTAACAAGCTGTTAGTGTTATTTAAGCTTGCCTTCAGATGGGTCTtcatttagaccaggggtagggaGAAGTTTATCAGTAAAtgccagtctttttttttttttaagatatttaTTTCACTTCCACATGGACAATTCATAGACTTAGGAAGATATAAAACCAGTGTGTACAAGATGTGTCACAATAGCAGACTAGAGATCATGCAGCACCTTTAGAAAAATTAAAAGTCTGGAATATGTACAGTTAAGTGCCACACTGAGTATTTACAACACAGTAATTTACTGCAATTAGTCACTGAAAGTTTCTTAAAGAAACAAGCCTCATACTCCAGCTTTAGGAAGGGAAGATAGCAGAGTACTTAGTGTAACCGCCAAATCTGTACATCCTTAGAGATGAGTTGCCAAAACAATGCACTGCCCAAAAACCCTCTCCAAAGTCCATCCTATGTAGTGAGGAGTGGTGTTCAATGTCTTTGGCAAGTATGCAGTCTGGAAGTGTTGGTGGTTGCATAATCTCTTTGTAGCCGACAGGACAGGCCTTCTCCACAGTAGCATCGCTGGAAGATCTCCAGGCCATGAGAGCCTTTCCTTCGGTGTTTGGTGCATACTTGGCCTTCCTTAAGGACAGGTTTACAGATCTTGGACCAGAAGTGACGTGCACAACACAATCCAGCAGCACAGTCAGAAGAGCGGAGGCAGGTGGTACTTTCCTGACCTTTGAAAGGAGAAAGTGATTAAAAACCTGTGGTAAATTGTCTGACTGCAGGAGAGTCAAAAAGCAGAGACTTGAACAAGCAATTGCAGTATAGGAGGCAGACTTTGTCTAGGGCTTGTCAGAAAATAGTTGGGAGGGGGAGAGCCACAGACTAGCAGCTGGATGGCTGCATTTAGCCTCAGTGCTTTCTCAGGTGCTATTTCTGGCAGACACCTCAGTTGGGCTGTGCCTTTGTTAAAAGGCCTTTTACACATGGGTTTAGTACACTGCAGGAATAGTGGGGAGCCTAAGCAAGGTTTGAGGCTAACCCACTCCCACCTAGTTACACTTGCTACTGTAGGAGCCACCAGGCCCCCTTACCTTTCAGGTGgtgcagctgggaaggggatGTGGTCCTTTTGGGATGCAAGTCTGGGATGCCATGATCAGGACTGAAGCTCTCAATGATGGTCTCCTCCATCTCCCCGGGGAGAAAGTGACCTTGCTCAGATGGCACACAGATCCCTGAGCAGGGGAAAAGGGGCAGGAGTCAGCACAGcctgggtaacagcagggccccGCTGGAGGTGCGCAGCTATGGGGCAGGCGGGTGCTCCCCGCAGTGGCGCAGACACACGGCCCTTGGGACTCATCTGAGTCTAGCtattgccaggggcggctctagacatttcgccgccccaagcagggcggcacgccgcggggggcgctctgccggtcgctggtcccgcggcttcggtggagcatcggcgaccggcagagcgccccccgcggcgtgctggggcctgcagccgcccctggctacagcacctgcagccaggcccggggCAGCGGCACGGCCCCGCACGCCACCCCGCCGCTCACCGTTATTGCAGTAGTTGCCCGGGCAGCACATGGCGTGGCGCAGGCAGCGCTTCCGGCGTTTCCTGCAGGCGAGGCAGAGCGGGACTGCGGGGCCGGCCCCGCGCGGGGCGCTGGAGCAGAACTCGTCCGGGGCGCAGTCCTCGTCCTCCGAGCACGTGTAAGGCTGCAAGGGAGACACAGCGCCAGTGAGGCGGGGGGCGGGCTCGCCGcgcggcgtgtgtgtgtgtgtgggggggagagcagaGGAGCCCCTGGCGCCCCGTTCACATACCTGGTGGGGCTCGACGGCCTGGTGCTTGTTGCCCCCCTCCAGCAGGGCCGTGTCTGCGGGCGCGGCACTGCCGGGGGAGCCTCCCAGCCCGGCGCCGCCGCCTGGCAGCAGGTTCTTGATGGCGTTGGAGTTGAGGAGGCTGGGGCCCAACCCGGCACTCGACGCCGCCAGCGCCCAGGGGCAGCAGCACAGAGCGGCCGCCAGCGCCACACACAGACGGGCTGCGCCCAGCAGCATCTTCCAAGCGGCAGCGAGCTGGAGCCCAGGGGTCCGATCCGCCCCGAACGAGGTAAGGGACCCGCGCAGCAGCTGTACTCCGGGGGGGCTGGGGCGCCGCTGGAGCCCGCAAGCCCGAGGTGGCGCAGGGGGATGTTCCGCACAGCTACTCGCTATTGGTAGCTACCTGCCTGGCTCCGGCTGCCTTTATACTCCCGGGGGCTGGTTCGTGGGCCCGCCCCTCCGGCGTGGGGGGAGGGCGCTACAGGCAAAGATGGGATTTCAAAGAGAGCCGGGGGGTTGCGCTGCTGCCCCCCACAAAGGCTCCCTCATTGGCCGAGCCCCAAGAGGGGGATTTCGCAATCGCCGCCGTGGCAATTAGCAATGAattcccaggcagctgctgcttccACAAGGCTCTGCGCGGCTGCGAGCCCCGAGCAGCGTCTCCCGCTGAGCCGCGGGCACCGGGGGCTGCCTGTTCTGTGGGAACCGCGTACGCTTTGTGACTTGCATCCCTCCCTTTAAACCGTGTTGTCACGCAGCGccaacccccaccctccctcggGGCCGCTGCGTGTCGCCTGTGCCCAATCAGCGTTACCAGTCACCCCAGTGTGGACTTTTGTGTATTCGGGGGGGAAGCCGAACATTACTCGGCTCTGTTAGGAGCCAGCATGGCATTTAACGAGGCACAGTCGTTTCCCCGGAGGGTGCTGTTTGAGTTGGCGTTTTTTCACTGTAAATAATCTTctttgaacaaaacaaaacacacccaaTCTCCACATCAAACGATGCGTAAGAATGGAGGCCACGCTTTCTAATTACCCTTTGATGGGATATGTAGAGGGAGCCTGGCATCTGTTAGTTGCAAATTAGAGCAAGGCTGGGTTATCTTGTACAAATGTAGGAAGAGGAGGTAGAGTCCGAAGCTGTCTCGTCCCCACAGAAAGCGGGTGTATTTTAACTTTATTCAAATGCTTTCCTCAACTGGCAGCATTTGCCCCCTCCGGGTAACGGGAGACGCTGGTTAAACATACAACGGAGATCAAAGGCCAGTGCAGCGCCAAGCTGCCGAAAACCGTTTGCTAAAGTAAGTATCTGGTCGAAGCCCCCTAAAGCAAATCTGGGTTGATTAGCACGGAGTGATAAGGCGCGGCTGCCGGTCCCTTTCAACTGGCGTTTAGGCACTGGGTAGCACTAATAGTTCATAACTTTGGGACACAAATTAAAGGGTTATTCTGACTCGCGAGCGCAAAGGGACGAAGTTACAAAATAAGCCTTTGCTGTACAGAGGTGCCTTGGCATCCCTCCTGGGACGGAGCGCCTTGACTGTGAGCGCTCCCGTGCTTTCCCGCCGCTCTAGCTGGACGTTAGATAGCCGCAGCGGCAAGTGTTTCTATATTGCTCCTAccgtgtggccaggatttcataaCAATGGTTCTTGAGCGAGCCTGCCTCGCCCCCTCTGGTTTTGGGGGGCGTTGCGCATTTTAGAGGTCTGGACTGTGAGGTTTCCACCTGCCAGGCCGGCTCTGAGCTACCAAAGAAACCTCTTTCCGCTCTCAATGGGCGAGCAGTGCTGTTTGGTGCTTTAAAAACACGGTGCATCATCCCACTGCGGCATATCCAAGCGACGGTCTGGATTTGTAGCCTTTACTCgcacattgacttcaaaggaaccGTTCAGTGCTTTAGGGTTACTAGTGTAATTAGAGGCAGGATCGGGCCTTTTAGTGTGAGATTAAACTTTCCAGGCAATCTTATCTCGGCTAATAGGAAATAAACAAAGGCTTGGCATAGCACATTAGTGCTTTGCCATGAGGAAGAAAATCTGTTTGAAGAGGGGGGCCGTGTCTGACGAACGCTGTTTTGcaagtgttgtagctgtgtggaTCCCAGgctattagcgagacaaggtgggtgaggtagtctCTTTCATTGGCTCAACAGGGTGCAAGAGACAAGTTTTGGCGCATACACAGGGtgcttcttcagctctgggtttTGGTGTCTAACTGCCTATGCTGCACGGTTAAGTATTCTTTTCTAATGGAGCACCTAGGGAAAGCAGGGTGCTGAGGTGTGGAAAGATGTCTCCCCTCTATATGGCTCCCACTACGGGACTCAGTTAATGTATACTATTAGCTGCTGTATTACTCAGCATTGTTAGCTGAGCCTTTTTGCCTCAGTAGGAACCTTTAAGGCCTCAAACAGTAAAATCAATTCCCAAGAACACACAGAGTTATCACTTTATTCCCAGACTCGTTTATTCCCGGCCCTGGCTGCGCGCTCTCATCCATTAAAAGGCGGGTATTCCCGCCTGTCTGCTCTCATTTAGCGCAGTGTTTCCCTGGGGCCACCCTGCGGCACTTCCCGTaagactcccagccctgtgcttctGCAGAGCTGTAACGGGTGGCTCCAAATCAAGCCAGTCGGCCCCTCGGTTACCGACAAGCAGCGCGAGCCGCTCGGGCTGCCCAGGACGTGCCCCAGAAGAGGCGCGCTGGGTACTTCGGAGCCCTGGAAGCGAGCGGGCTGCGCTGCACAGGCTCTGGCCACGGGCTTGGACTTCAATTACGTGCCCGGCTAATCTCCCCCATTAATAAGGAACTGTGCCAGCCTGCACGTTGCGCAGCGCTGCAGGCTCGGTGCCGTGCCAGCCTGCACGTTGCACACAGACTAGAGCAGccgggcccccaccccctatggCGCGGTGTCCGGTGCGACTGCGCACGGGGCAgtacctccccgcccccccagtgtggGGCTGGTTCGCAGCCCTCTGGGCCCCgcgggctggggctgcgggggggacCCCGCTTGCCTGGCTTCCCGCACAACGCGGCGTCCGGCGCACTGGCTCGGCAGCTGACGGGGCTCAGCGCCGTCTGTGGGGCCGCGGCTGTGTTTGCTCAGCGTGTCAAGCGAAGCTTGCTGAGGGCTCGCTTTGATAAGCGGAGATCAAAGGCGCCGGGGACCCCAGGTCTTAATCAGCTGTGAGCCTCTATGGCGAGGCCCCAACAGTCCGCTTGCTCGGGCTTTGCGCAGCCAGTCTGCTCAGCACAGCCTCGGGGCAGCGGCTGCCTGGCCGCCAATCCATTCACACGGCAGTGCGCGCTGTTGGTTTGCAGCGTCAGGCTCCGGCCGGccaaacagccccacagccctttgCCTGCCTGAGACGGGAAGGGGCGGATTGGCTTGAAGCGTTTCCTGGGGCCTTGCGGGGCACGGTCTGGGAGGGGACCGTGAAAAGTAACGCTCTCAGCGCCCTCCTGTGGTCGTTCAGCGTCAGCTTGTAAAACACCTGCCAAACGctgggcagggccggattaacctttctTAGGCCCTGCGCCAAACCTAGTTGTGGGCTCCGATGTAGTGACGATGCCATTGGTGCCATGGTACTGCTGGGATCAGGGCCTGCTTGGGGACCTGAACACAGATGTTCATTTAGCACAGTTATGAGCCATATAAAACCTGGATGTAGCAGTCAGTGAAGTTACACATGCATCTCcctaccaccacctcctccacctaaGGTGATGTtttgtaaatacattttttgaaAGCTGGATTTTCTACGTTGAGACAATAATGTTTATTGTCTCAACGTAGAAAATGGGCttggattttatatatatataaatgggctttatatatatatatatatatatatatatatataaagtttcTTTAGCCTATTTCTCCCTTTGCCTCACCATCCATcatgactttaagtgaaacagtaAAGTTACTGGGCTGGAGTGTGGGGAGGAAAATTGCTGGTGCCTGTCTTTTGCAGGGAGAAAgggccagacagacagacagacaggtacACACGGACTTACAATTTACCAACACAACCCAGCCTCAAGCCCCTACCCCAACCTTcacacctgggctccccccatgccTCTTATTGTCCCCCCCCACAATTAACCCTCACCTTCACACAAGGGCACCCCACTTTcagcccagggctgccagccTCCCTTCtactaaccccccaccccccaagccaaCCCCACCTTCAACCCAgactcccctccctctgccccctccacaccCAACCCCCACCTTCACACCCTACTTCTCCTACCCCCTCCCCAAGGCATCACCGCTTGCTCTCCCATCACACTTGGATTtgccccacaactgccctttCCCCCCAGACTGTGCTCTACCACTCCCTGGAGTGCGGGGGAGAAGTTTCTGGGCATTCTCACTGGCAGGGGGTGGTGGCAACCAAGCTCACTGTCACCGCCCCCCTGGCCCTGAGAGCCACAGAGAACCAGCCTCTCCCACGCTGTCCCCTGTGTCggccagggacacacacacacacacgggctgAAGCTGCAAGGTCAAGATGGTTTCCAGGAGCCCATGACCGGGCATCagggttgctgggggggggggggggcatggcgggagtcacagcactgctgccaccccaggtGAGCGGGAGAGACTCGGAGGCAGGGGCCAAGCCAGGAGCCCATGCCCCATGGGGAAGGTGGCGCAGCAGGATCAGCACCCCAGCACTGGGAACCCTCCCTGCACCATTTCCCTTTTTTGGGGGGCCATTCCCTGCCACTCACTTCAACTGGGACAGCTCAGAGGATGGTGCTGGGCATTATGGGACTACTAGTGTAGCTGGCAGCACAGGTCCAAGGGCCTCGGTGGAAGGCAGCTTCACGTGAACTACAGCTCCGAGCACACCTTGCAGCACATTGCTTGGCTgtggccagggctggattaaccgtTTGTGGGCCTCCAAGTAGTCATTATGGACCCCTTCCAAATGTGGGCCTGGTGCCATGGCACCACTGGCACATTGTAAACCCAGTACTGACACTGGGGACAT
Coding sequences within it:
- the DKK1 gene encoding dickkopf-related protein 1 encodes the protein MLLGAARLCVALAAALCCCPWALAASSAGLGPSLLNSNAIKNLLPGGGAGLGGSPGSAAPADTALLEGGNKHQAVEPHQPYTCSEDEDCAPDEFCSSAPRGAGPAVPLCLACRKRRKRCLRHAMCCPGNYCNNGICVPSEQGHFLPGEMEETIIESFSPDHGIPDLHPKRTTSPSQLHHLKGQESTTCLRSSDCAAGLCCARHFWSKICKPVLKEGQVCTKHRRKGSHGLEIFQRCYCGEGLSCRLQRDYATTNTSRLHTCQRH